Proteins from one Camelina sativa cultivar DH55 chromosome 8, Cs, whole genome shotgun sequence genomic window:
- the LOC104709105 gene encoding probable splicing factor 3A subunit 1 produces MFTSTNQAPEDVAIVEPPPEIRSSVEKTALLVSWTVAEMERRIMAISKDTEDFNFLRNQDIDGCLRPDPLAKLKGDAQPRPPATLPEGFSTRKELCTVNLTAEYVARYGVDFWLHLYRKEHMNPQFEFLTPADSKFEYFDQVAVLKSEVIKRSEKLTSDRMEIVIEGFFYNLHRLEELRIQKEGMEKAPGKINLSASSVGGGDGRFAHIKDEDLPLLKHPLTRKNFLSERQPAMLPLGSQLALLQAQQEKS; encoded by the exons ATGTTCACTTCGACAAATCAAGCTCCGGAGGATGTAGCAATCGTCGAGCCACCTCCAGAGATCAGAAGCTCGGTTGAGAAAACTGCACTTTTGGTTTCCTGGACAGTGGCGGAGATGGAGAGGAGGATCATGGCCATTAGTAAGGATACTGAAGATTTCAACTTTCTGAGGAA TCAAGATATAGATGGGTGCCTCCGACCTGATCCTTTAGCTAAGTTAAAAGGTGATGCACAACCTCGTCCTCCAGCTACTCTCCCTGAAGGATTCAGTACTCGAAAGGAGCTTTGTACTGTTAACCTCACAGCCGAGTATGTGGCACGGTATGGAGTGGATTTTTGGTTACATTTGTATAGGAAAGAGCATATGAACCCTCAATTTGAGTTTCTGACGCCAGCTGATAGCAAGTTCGAGTATTTCGATCAGGTTGCTGTTTTGAAGTCGGAAGTAATAAAGCGTTCTGAAAAGCTGACTAGTGATCGTATGGAGATTGTTATCGAGGGTTTTTTCTATAATCTTCATCGTTTAGAGGAATTGCGGATTCAGAAGGAGGGAATGGAAAAAGCTCCGGGTAAGATTAATTTGTCTGCTTCTTctgttggtggtggtgatggtcgTTTTGCTCACATCAAGGACGAAGATTTGCCACTACTTAAACACCCTTTGACGAGGAAGAACTTTCTATCAGAAAGGCAGCCTGCTATGCTTCCACTGGGATCTCAGCTTGCTCTTCTTCAAGCTCAGCAGGAGAAATCCTAA
- the LOC104705531 gene encoding uncharacterized protein LOC104705531: protein MEKYLVSPESSPGNSKTTVRRPWKRSLIELNGRLESAYRHELYTLVAHSYSEIGKFSHLYHVNDEPCRTHMVEIHHQHSSTPPMRGVAGIEFDNQGIYIVSVTESGCLTVHDFETLYCQSKVGPGSAEDETKHVVHSSFRLGFDVARWNPSNQNEVACTSRKHDKVLIFDISYMSPKPTEELQTRQKLSIIGRKILRGLSDVAISTDDDSRIFSPDTLGMVHVWDRRAGVSPCIELSTNRYDSIKSIQIYVDNQTIFGAGKEGIIHIWDLRGGRNSSAFQSRKDMSHLPLASLHLAPMLQKIPSLKAQSEIVPKEIHSIDVNPSSPHQLAFHLDDGWSGVLDIYKSEVTHVHCPPPAWLDGSNSSADLILRKPSWLPTSSIYVVGSMSEKGIHVLDFHPSSRSPCHVDYDEDSQRNEKREKCNHSNKFVSLSETVTGCAAHPLNGMIIAGTQNSSLLLIAQRHCSSTSEKL, encoded by the exons ATGGAGAAATACTTGGTTTCGCCGGAATCGTCGCCGGGAAATTCTAAAACTACGGTCAG GCGGCCATGGAAACGATCTTTAATCGAATTGAACGGACGATTGGAGTCAGCTTATCGACACGAACTCTATACTCTCGTTGCTCATTCCTACTCGGAG ATTGGGAAATTTTCACATCTTTATCATGTGAACGATGAGCCATGTCGAACCCAT ATGGTGGAGATCCACCACCAGCATTCCTCGACACCTCCAAT GCGAGGCGTTGCAGGGATTGAGTTTGATAATCAG GGTATATACATAGTGTCAGTTACAGAATCAGGATGCTTGACGGTGCATGACTTTGAAACTCTATATTGCCAGAGTAAGGTTGGCCCAG GTTCTGCGGAAGATGAAACTAAGCATGTTGTGCATTCGTCTTTTCGTCTGGGTTTCGATGTCGCTAGATGGAATCCTTCAAACCAAAATGAG GTAGCTTGCACATCAAGGAAACATGATAAAGTGCTTATCTTTGATATCAGTTACATGTCTCCCAAACCAACTGAG GAATTGCAAACTAGACAGAAGCTCTCGATTATTGGCCGCAAAATTCTTAGAGGTTTATCTGATGTTGCCATTAGTACTGATGACGATTCAAG AATATTTTCTCCAGATACACTTGGTATGGTTCATGTGTGGGATAGAAGAGCAGGCGTGTCACCATGCATTGAACTTTCAACAAACAGATATGATTCAATCAAGAGTATTCAGATATATGTGGATAATCAG ACTATTTTTGGAGCTGGTAAAGAAGGAATCATTCATATATGGGACCTTCGTGGCGGAAGAAACTCTTCTGCCTTTCAGAGCCGCAAAGAT ATGAGCCACTTGCCTTTAGCATCTCTACATCTTGCACCAATGCTGCAGAAGATTCCATCTCTTAAG GCACAGTCAGAAATCGTTCCCAAGGAAATTCATTCCATTGATGTAAACCCATCATCTCCTCATCAACTTGCATTTCACCTTGACGATGGTTG GTCCGGTGTTCTTGACATATATAAATCTGAAGTTACTCATGTACATTGCCCTCCTCCAGCTTGGTT GGATGGTTCCAACAGTTCAGCTGACTTAATATTGCGGAAACCATCATGGCTGCCAACATCATCT ATTTATGTGGTTGGGTCCATGAGCGAGAAAgggattcatgttcttgattttcATCCAAGCTCCAGGTCTCCTTGTCACGTTGACTACGA TGAGGATTcacagagaaatgagaagagagagaagtgtAATCACAGTAACAAGTTTGTTTCATTGTCTGAAACTGTCACAGGTTGTGCTGCACATCCTCTCAACGGTATGATCATAGCTGGAACTCAG AATTCGTCTTTGCTGCTGATCGCGCAGAGGCATTGCTCATCTACATCAGAGAAACTGTAG
- the LOC104705528 gene encoding UDP-glycosyltransferase 92A1, giving the protein MADAKPRNLRIVMFPFMGQGHIIPFVALALRLEEMMKKKNRAAKTIISLVNTPLNIPKIRSSLPHDSSISLIELPFNSSDHGLPHDGENFDALPYSLVISLLEASRSLREPFRDLITKILKEEDDGQSSVVVIGDFFLGWIGKVCKEIGVASVIFSAAGAFGLGCYRSIWLNLPHKETKQDQFLLGDFPEAGEIEKTQLNSFMLEADGSDDWSVFMKKNIPGWSDFDGFVFNTVAEIDQIGLSYFRRITGVPVWSVGPVLHSRDKKAGSRSTEEAVKAWLDSKPGNSVVYVCFGSMNSISQTHMLELAMALERSEKNFIWVVRPPIGVEVKSEFDVDEYLPEGFEERVTRSRRGLIVKRWAPQVDILSHKATCVFLSHCGWNSILESLSHGVPLLGWPMAAEQFFNSIFMEKHIGVSVEVARGKRCDIKCDEIVSKIKLVMEETDVGGEIRRKGKEVKELVRRAMEDGVSGSSVIALEEFLGQAIAKKEKN; this is encoded by the coding sequence ATGGCGGACGCTAAACCAAGAAATCTGAGAATCGTGATGTTCCCTTTCATGGGTCAAGGCCATATCATCCCTTTTGTAGCTTTAGCACTTCGTTTagaggagatgatgaagaagaagaacagagcagCCAAAACCATCATCTCTCTCGTCAACACTCCTTTGAACATCCCCAAGATACGCTCCAGTCTTCCGCATGATTCTTCCATAAGTCTCATCGAGTTACCTTTCAACAGCTCTGACCACGGCCTCCCTCACGACGGTGAGAATTTCGATGCTCTTCCTTACTCTCTCGTCATCAGCCTTCTTGAAGCTTCTAGGTCGCTTCGTGAGCCCTTTAGAGACTTGATCACGAAGAtcttgaaggaagaagatgatggccAGAGCTCGGTTGTGGTGATAGGTGATTTCTTCTTGGGTTGGATCGGTAAGGTTTGTAAAGAGATTGGTGTTGCTTCAGTGATCTTTAGTGCCGCTGGTGCTTTTGGGTTAGGTTGTTATAGATCCATATGGTTAAACTTGCCtcacaaagaaaccaaacaagaTCAGTTTCTCTTAGGTGATTTCCCTGAAGCAGGGGAGATTGAGAAAACTCAGTTGAACTCTTTCATGTTAGAAGCGGACGGAAGCGATGATTGGTCTGTTTTCATGAAgaagaatataccaggatggtCTGATTTCGATGGATTCGTGTTCAACACGGTTGCGGAGATCGACCAGATCGGCTTATCCTACTTCCGTAGAATAACTGgtgttccggtttggtcggtggGGCCGGTTTTGCATTCTCGGGACAAAAAGGCGGGGTCAAGGTCGACAGAGGAAGCTGTGAAGGCATGGCTTGACTCAAAACCGGGCAATTCAGTTGTCTACGTATGTTTTGGTTCAATGAACTCGATTTCTCAAACGCATATGTTAGAACTGGCTATGGCATTAGAGAGAAGCGAGAAGAACTTCATATGGGTCGTGAGGCCACCGATAGGTGTGGAAGTGAAGAGTGAGTTTGATGTGGACGAGTATCTACCGGAAGGATTTGAGGAAAGAGTGACAAGATCAAGAAGAGGATTGATTGTGAAGAGATGGGCACCACAAGTTGATATATTGTCACACAAGGCAACATGTGTGTTTTTGAGTCATTGCGGATGGAACTCGATACTCGAATCGCTTAGCCACGGTGTGCCATTGCTCGGATGGCCCATGGCAGCCGAGCAATTCTTCAATTCGATATTTATGGAGAAACATATTGGGGTGTCGGTTGAGGTGGCCCGTGGGAAGAGATGTGATATCAAATGTGATGAGATTGTTTCTAAGATCAAATTGGTGATGGAGGAGACTGACGTAGGGGGAGAGATTAGGAGAAAGGGTAAAGAGGTGAAGGAACTAGTAAGGAGAGCAATGGAAGATGGAGTTAGTGGATCATCTGTCATTGCTTTGGAAGAGTTTCTTGGTCAAGCAATCgccaagaaagagaagaattaA
- the LOC104705529 gene encoding IRK-interacting protein, translated as MASSETRMNKVREKEEAIANGVKVRALQASLMHKSSPSSNNYSLRNPSSSSAAASPASRPLPTNLSAHDYPVFTPSYEDEPVSAFHHKNLTLSETWDEDGDEDQDVRHTYLSDSYKTSTSRKTVVPHQDSHHHVYTMSDALRSPPLHLYTSGRSNCGSVDFRSVSSCNDYNKQRGFDTKSLKNSNLVVPLTDSHSAVVSSQPRNRGGRVMSWLFPKLKKKQKSNSIFNSPSRTEKSEEVSEVLKDSGLGVEKLKRELIEATRSRDAALTQVSEMKSSLGELSEKLQYLESYCDNLKKALREATEVVSQENNVARSSGKKNSEMPVSEEVMVEGFLQIVSEARLSIKQFLKTLVLEIDEEDSTLIGNINTLLQPHNLTFTSKYSKIIQYHLEAIISQSVYQDFENCVFQKNGKPKLLDPEQDRQVNFASFASLRNLSWNEVLKKGTKYYSEEFSRFCDEKMSLIITTLNWTRPWSEQMLQAFFVASKCVWLLHLLAFSFNPALGILRVEENREFESSFMEDMGADRQRSASSRGPARVKVMVMPGFYVQDRVLRCKVLCRYKSLG; from the exons ATGGCATCTTCTGAAACAAGAATGAACAAggtaagagagaaagaagaggccATAGCAAATGGAGTGAAGGTGAGAGCACTTCAAGCGAGTCTAATGCACAAGTCAAGCCCATCCTCTAATAATTACAGTCTCAGAaacccttcttcctcttctgctgCTGCTTCACCAGCTTCTCGTCCTCTCCCTACTAACCTCTCTGCTCATGATTACCCTGTTTTCACTCct AGCTATGAGGATGAGCCTGTGTCTGCATTTCATCACAAGAATCTCACTTTATCTGAGACATGggatgaagatggagatgaagatCAAGACGTGAGACATACTTATCTCTCTGATTCTTATAAAACCTCTACTTCAAGAAAGACTGTAGTGCCTCATCAAGATTCTCATCACCATGTTTACACTATGTCGGACGCTCTCAGATCCCCACCGTTACATTTGTATACTTCAGGTAGAAGCAACTGCGGCTCGGTTGACTTTAGGTCGGTCTCTTCTTGCAATGATTACAACAAACAGAGAGGTTTTGACACCAAGAGCTTGAAGAACTCTAATCTTGTTGTGCCCTTGACGGATTCACACTCGGCTGTTGTTTCTTCTCAGCCAAGGAACCGTGGAGGAAGAGTGATGTCTTGGTTATTCccaaagttgaagaagaagcaaaagagtaACTCGATCTTTAATTCCCCTAGTAGAACTGAGAAATCAGAGGAAGTTTCTGAGGTGTTGAAGGATTCTGGTTTGGGTGTTGAGAAGTTGAAGAGAGAATTGATAGAAGCAACCAGAAGTAGAGACGCTGCGTTAACACAAGTCTCAGAGATGAAGTCATCACTGGGAGAGTTAAGTGAGAAGCTTCAGTACTTGGAAAGTTACTGTGACAATTTAAAGAAAGCTTTGAGAGAAGCAACAGAAGTAGTGTCACAGGAGAATAATGTTGCAAGAAGCTCAGGGAAGAAGAACTCAGAGATGCCAGTGAGTGAAGAAGTGATGGTTGAAGGTTTCTTGCAGATTGTATCGGAAGCAAGATTGTCAATAAAGCAATTCTTGAAAACATTAGTTTTAGAGATCGACGAAGAAGACTCGACTCTAATTGGTAACATCAACACTCTCCTTCAACCCCACAACTTAACATTCACCTCTAAGTACTCCAAAATCATTCAGTACCACTTAGAAGCGATCATAAGCCAATCAGTGTACCAAGACTTCGAGAACTGCGTTTTCCAGAAGAACGGTAAGCCGAAATTGCTTGATCCTGAACAAGATCGACAAGTGAATTTTGCGTCCTTTGCTTCCTTGAGAAACTTGAGCTGGAACGAGGTATTGAAAAAGGGTACAAAATACTACAGCGAGGAGTTCAGTAGATTCTGCGATGAGAAGATGAGTTTGATCATTACAACATTGAATTGGACAAGACCTTGGTCTGAACAAATGCTTCAAGCATTCTTTGTGGCTTCAAAATGTGTATGGTTGCTTCATTTGCTTGCCTTCTCGTTTAATCCAGCTTTAGGGATCTTGAGAGTTGAAGAGAACAGAGAGTTTGAATCAAGTTTTATGGAAGACATGGGTGCAGATAGGCAAAGATCAGCGTCGTCCCGTGGACCGGCACGGGTTAAGGTTATGGTGATGCCAGGGTTTTATGTTCAAGATAGGGTTTTGAGATGTAAGGTTCTTTGCAGGTACAAGTCATTGGGCTAA